The window TACACTATAGAGTCACCGACACGAATGTTGCTAAATCCACTAGTCCTAGCTAAATAAGTTGCGATGAAAAGCGATACGGGGTGTCCAACAACCAAGATAGTAGTCTCCTTCGCAACATTTTAATTGCAAGACAAAATGAACATTACTGGAGTTGAAGATGCCTGCGAACGGTGGCGGCGACCGACGATCAGCACCGCCAAGCTGATACTGAGACGAGCTCGCCACGCTGCCAATAGAGAGTGAGCGCAACCCCGCGTTTCTCGACGTGGAACCCTCGGACCTGCACCCGCTTCAAGAGGCAGTCGGCCTGTGCCTCCGCAAGATTGCTGAGCGGCACAGGTGTGAAGCCAGCAGCAGCAAACACATTCCGCCACGACACTGCTTTGTCGGTCTTGCGCCGCCCAAGTACCGCATCTTCGACTCTTGGTTGGATCAGAAACTTCTCAATCTTACAGGCAGAATCGGCGTCAATTCCAGCAGCATCAAGCGAGTCAAGGAGGAACATGCAGGATTGAAAGCAATGCAGGAAGTGCTGTGAGAACGGGAGATCAGCACGATCAGCTCCATAGTCCATGGCGACCACAATCTTAGGACCAAGCTGTTTCACCAACCGAAGGATTACAGCTAGCGGTGGTGCACGAGcagagcaaccaacagggaggctcaCTGCTACAATTTCGTCGCCAGTAGGAGAAATGAGCTCCGCCGGACTGAAAGCATCAAGACTGACGGCATTGAACTCGAAGGGAATTCCAAGATCAGCAGCAAACTGCGTGAGGTTATCCTGAGTAAGATGAAGCTCCAGTGGATGGTGAGAAGCATCTGAAACGAAGGCCGTCAGCTTCAGCAACGGCAAGGCCACGCCGCCAGTACCACGGCGATGAGCAAGCTCCTGCAAGAAGGAAGCCCACTGCCCGCCTACACCAAGATCGAAGTCAATGACATGGATGCAGGAAGCGGCGCTGCAGGCGATTTCGTCGAGAAGCGCCTGCGTGGCCGTGAAGTTAGCGAACTGCAGCATGGGCGAGAGGTCGGAGAAGGACTTGTAGGCCGCCAGCTTGAGGGCGACGTCGAGCGGTGAGGTGATGCGGGAGGCGCCGTGGTGTCCATcggcgagcgcgaggaggagggcctCCCTGAGGTAGGAAGCCGACCGGAGGAAGGGCTTCCCAAGGGGGGGAAGCTGGTGATTGAGCCGCGCCAATATCTCACGCGCGCCAGTGGAATTACCGGCCTCAGCTGCCTTTGCCGCCGCAGCCAGCTCGTCCAGCAGCTGCTGCTGCGCTGCCTCGGCAGCCGTCGTCTTCATCGCCCCGCGAAGCGGTGGCGGCGAAGGCTGGAGCTGGAACGGAAG is drawn from Triticum dicoccoides isolate Atlit2015 ecotype Zavitan chromosome 6B, WEW_v2.0, whole genome shotgun sequence and contains these coding sequences:
- the LOC119322521 gene encoding scarecrow-like protein 6, whose product is MRAALFGAERSGGVGLAGGKDLCYWPPGKLLVEPRSVLDCSRRLSSPPNSASTLSSSLGGGAADSTGVAAVSESSAGDAEATKWADHGAGAGGCELPPIPGALDGGEGWDAMLGNAAAAAAAGQDQTFLNWIMGAAGDLELPVPPLPMHQQPLVDNAGGFGFSAVDPLGFSLDHHLGGASSDLSSSGAMSHTTTGGGGGGASKASSAFGLFSPEAASLQPPPPPMLFHEGIDTKPPLLGPQSHGLFNHYQYQPPPPAAAFFMPLSSISDHNQRSQLHQPPPKRHHSVPDDLYLTRNHLGTSAAAAFPLLHGSLPFQLQPSPPPLRGAMKTTAAEAAQQQLLDELAAAAKAAEAGNSTGAREILARLNHQLPPLGKPFLRSASYLREALLLALADGHHGASRITSPLDVALKLAAYKSFSDLSPMLQFANFTATQALLDEIACSAASCIHVIDFDLGVGGQWASFLQELAHRRGTGGVALPLLKLTAFVSDASHHPLELHLTQDNLTQFAADLGIPFEFNAVSLDAFSPAELISPTGDEIVAVSLPVGCSARAPPLAVILRLVKQLGPKIVVAMDYGADRADLPFSQHFLHCFQSCMFLLDSLDAAGIDADSACKIEKFLIQPRVEDAVLGRRKTDKAVSWRNVFAAAGFTPVPLSNLAEAQADCLLKRVQVRGFHVEKRGVALTLYWQRGELVSVSAWRC